GCAGGACTTATTATAAAGCCGTTTGCCAAACAGTTTGACGAGGTCAATTAAATTCtgttaaatgtatgtgtgcttaGATGCtgatgtgctggtgtgtgttgatgcaggTCGAGGGGATGAAGCACAGTCACAAGCTTGAGGTGACTAATGTGAAGCTGGAGTGTGTCAGAGGCaaaggagagctggagagagagagggacgcgcTACACAGCCAAGTGGATGGTACAgacctctctcagtctctcttcccacactttatctctctctctttctcttgttttggtttgtctgtcTATCCCTCATGCACCCTTTTTTCTCTATATGTTCTTATATAATTTTTTcctgctcttctccttctctcttttggtctgtttctttctctcctttgtcccatatctcccccctctctcacccctctccacccccctcaccctccgGTCTCCCCCAGCCCTGCAGTCTGATGTGGAGGTGTTGCGGATGACGGTGGAGAGGAACAAGGAGATGCTgactgagaaggagagggagatggtgcgCCGGGTGCAGGCAGCCCGCGAAGAAGAACTCCACAAAATGGCTGCCGTTCAAGAAGAGAAGTGagaacactgtctgtctgtctgtgtctcttcaatttttctgtctcttctctttctctctccaactACTTTTTGTCATTCTGTGGCTGTGAGATTGGTTTGTtttatagtgtatgtgtatatgtttttgtgtctgtgttagtgtgtgatcTGTGATATAGACAGTATTTACGAGTGTGtattaaagcagcataacggaagaattgctaatcgctaacgagatgctagcggctaaaactagcgaaacctcttgaaatgtgcttacttagacactatgacaaactagttagtcaacaactgtcctaacacagtcaaacatcaagcaagtgcaacacaagacaaagcaagacggcaaataagctacttactagttcgacagacagtagaaaccgggcggcttcaggcaaacctacataacgcagtaatatgcctacggaccctggtatggcaatggcacggaagcgattctccatattaaaagtcatttttaagctgttattttaaggtaaaactgcttatcctaaccctaaccctgaagtgcaattactgcataatgccactttaatgtGTAGGATTGAGATGGACAACCGCTTGGCGGAGCTGGAACAGCAGAAGGCGCTACAGGAGGCAGCAGCCAGCGCTCAGAGAGACGAGTGGGAGGAGCGTATCCGTAGCAGCCAGCTGGGGGAGGAGTCTATGCGGAAAGAAGCCCACAGCCTGAGGTACGTCAAGTCCACAGCCTGAGGTACATCAAGCCCATCCGATGTCAAATTGATTCGTTCAGAACTCATTCTGAATGAAATGGTAACTCTCATGGCATTAAGCTAGAATTAAGCTGTAAACTCAAATATTCTTTGAGTTGTAACTCTAGGATGTTGTTACATTACTTTtggatgtgtatgtttatgtgcacgtgtgtgcatttgtgtgtgtgtttgtgtgtttagggggaAGATGCAACAGCTCAGTGTTCAGCTGGAGGAGCTCGAGAGACAGCAGTCAGAGAACCTGGAGCTGAGACAGGTAAAGGAGGCGCCGTtacagtactgttgtgtataTTTGAAGTGGAGGGATCTGTGTATGTAAAGTAGAGTGGTTTTGGGTCAGATTCCTTCCTGAAGAAAGACTCGTCTGTGAAATGTGATTTCCCACAATTGCGATTACTTTCTTATTACCGCATtatttatggggggggggggggggggggggatgcaatTGATTTTATTTAAAGTGCAAGATGGTGGGACTGGCCAGTGATGGTTTAAGGATTATGATGCAAGTCACTTTAATGTATAAGTTGCTACACACAGCTTGTTTAACGTTACAACATTACATCACATAGCAGTTGCAGAGAGCAGGCTTTGTAGTATTACATTTCACCTGCCCTAGCTGGTGTTCAATTACAACTAGCCTACAAAGAGCATTGATTAAACAGATAATTTGCATTTGGTTTCATGtagcaactttttttttttttttttttcaaaagtcaTTAAAGTTTTACCTTTTGCCTTTCAACTCAGCATGCCCAGTGGTCATATCTAGCACACCAGCTACATCACACTACATTACAGTTTGCATATGCAGAAGTCAGACTCATCTCCAGACTCatccttcctctcatctccccccGACCCCCAGAGGAACCaggagctgagcacacagctGGGCACGCTGTCCCAGTCGGAGAGTGAGCTCCTGGACACCAACCAGCGCCTCAGAGACAGCCTGGAGCGCGTGAGGGAGGAGCTGAGGAACACCCGCACCCAGATGGAGAAGACCcagcaggaggcagagaggtgagagagtgctGATACACTTAAACATCTAGGTGAGAGAGGCCCCTTCGACACAGTGCTGCTGATACACTTAAACATCTAGGTGAGAGAGGCCCAACAGCCTTCGACACAGTGCTGATACACTTAAACATCTAGGTGAGAGAGGCCCCTTCGACACAGTGCTGATACACTTAAACATCTAGGTGAGAGAGGCCCCTTCGACACAGTGCTGATACACTTAAACATCTAGGTGAGAGAGGCCCCTTCGACACAGTGCTGATACACTTAAACATCTAGGTGAGAGAGGCCCCTTCGACACAGTGCTGATACACTTAAACATCTAGGTGAGAGAGGCCCCTTCGACACAGTGCTGATACACTTAAACATCTAGGTGAGAGAGGCCCCTTCGACACAGTGCTGATACACTTAAACATCTAGGTGAGAGAGGCCCAGCAGCCTTCGATACAGTGCTGATACACTTAAACATCTGAAATTCAAACATCTGAAATTCAAAGCACATTCTACACTAGATGGTGCCTACCACTTTAAGATGGAGTCTGCAATGtgggcgaaaggttgttgatatcggagctcaacagccaattcaatgacatccctcccttccgtgctcctgaagcaacgtgttgctgttgttgtttatgtctCAGCcaatatgtttgtttcccatttacagagctaggATTGTGTACGAACACACACGTTTTAGTTTTTTAGCGCAGAtgctgaacggacagctagagcaCCCTACCTTTTAAAGGTGCAATGTGTaagatttagtggcatctattggtgaggttgctgaattgcaaccaactgaaaaCCCGTTACTTTCCAAGCGTCAAGTGCCATAAAAACAcgaaaggccctctctagagccagtgttttgatttgtcccttctgggctactgtagaaacatggcgtcGCAACATGACGAactccgtggaagaggacccgcttCCTGTGTAGATACGAAGGCCTCATGATACTGTGTTCagtttctgctaatagatccccCTGAATCCTACACACTATACATTTAAAGCAAGCACTAATACACTTAAACACCAGAAATACAGAGCACGTTTTACACTAGATGTCGTGCAGAAGCTGCCTCACTTGCTGGGtgatcttttatttttttattatttaatttttattttggtCATTCGGGTACAATCAAACATGACACATTTACAATACCTTAATACTTCAATACTTTGAAAGCACACAAGTTCCTTCCTAGTTCAGGACTCATTACTAGGCAAAATATCATTTTGAACTTATATCTGTCAATTCTTTACTATGACCAAAATGGGTGATCTTTTATTAAGAGAGCATCATTTCTATGCTTCAAGACACATTTTTCTGCTTGTCGGGCATGAGCGGCATGCTAGTGTATGTATACAGTGCATTTAGAaggtattcagaccccttcacttctttcacattttgttatgttgcagccttatcatctttgagatgtttgTACTATGTCTGTATAAGGTGTCACAGCTGACAATGCATATCAGAGCAAAAACCAAGCCATGCAGTGGAAGGAACAgcctgcagagctcagagacaggattgtgtcggcacagatctggggaaggcTTCAGAGATATTTCTACTGCATTGAAGGTTCCCAAGATGGCTGTCCACTGACAGTCTCCATCCAAcctgttttctctttattatGGGTTATTGAGTATAGAGTGATGagggaaaaaaattatttaaatggtTTTGGCATAAAAACTGAAGGGGTCTatatactttctgaatgcactttACACTgatggtgtttttgtgtctccTTTGTGGATGTTAACTCCTAATTAGAATGAAAATAAACCTTTGGTCAGGCTGCAGGTCACACCTCAGTGGAACAGCTACCTGGACTGCTGAATCAAGACTGCTGGAGCGGAATAGAGGCTTTGCTTATGCATACAAATGAGAGCCAGTCCTCCTCAccatgtgttcagtgtgaatgGAGCTTTTGTCTGGTTACAGCATACAATAGCGGAAGAAAGGCATTTATAGCTGCTAATAGTGCTATTAGCAGCAAGTACTGATGACCCTGCTTAATGGCCACAGTAATATGAGATAAAGCAGCTCCAATTGAATGACActaagaacaacaacaacttgcTGGAATTGGCACCTGACTCTCCATTTTAATTACCGCCTCTGACAATTCCCTGTGCATTTGAAACCTTGGCTCTGAAACTCTGCAATAATCATTtcctcacctccctccccctttacAGCACTCTCTTACAGttcctctcacttcctcactTTTTTTTAAGTTCCACTTCAGATTTGGCTCATTCCTTCATGCAGTCGTCGTTCTCTCCTTTCTGACATGTGCaggctggtggaggagaggagggtggagtggCTGGAGGAGAAACACAAGCTGCAGGAGCAGGACGCCGAGCTACAGGACAAATACAACCAGGCCAAGGAGCGCCTGCAGAGGGCAGCACTGGCCCAGAAAAAGGTCAGGGAAGGAGAAATATAACTGCTTAAATTGTGCCTTAGGCCTAGAGTTGAATGTTAATGTGGTTGCCCTCTAAAATTCTGTCTGTTTCAGAGGAAAACCATGTCGGAGGCCAAGGAGAAGAAACTGCTGGATAAAATCCAGCTGTTGGAGGCCAaagtggaggagctggagattgAAGTCAGCACGGCCAAAAAGTATGTCCTGTCTCTATACCCAAATCAAACGGTATTGCAGATACTGCTATTGTGTAGCCTTGGGAGGTAGCCTTGTGTCCTGTAGCCTTATCTCTATGGTAGAACATGTGAGGCAGTTGCACTAGAAAGAGGGCTCCTGGGTGTGCAACTGCAGTTATCAACCGGTAACATCAAGTACAGCAGGTGATGTGTTACTTCTTGAAGATGGGTGCTATCTTTGAGCATATGGGCACATTCAGTCAGGTTTGTActcttaaatgtgtgtgtgtgtaatgtgtatgcacacttgctgtatgtgtatgcaatattagattagattcaactttgttgtcattgcacagagtacaagttcTGAGACAACGTGTATGTAATCCGCTGTGTCAATATGATTGGGAATGTGctccttgtgtgtctgttgccatgtgtgtgtctggattcatcctctcacttgtgtgtgtgtgtgtgtgtgtgtgtgtgtgtgtgttttaggaggTCACACTCAGACGAGCACGCTCAGATGCAGCGGCGTCTGAAGGAGCTGCAGCGCAGACACAGCGAGTTCCGCAGGCTGCTGATTGGACAGCAGTTCTCCTCCACGCCCGGGCCCCCCTCAGTGTTGCTCCCAGGGTCCGAGGGGCTCTTCCCCAACCTACAGGTAAGGCCCTGACTCTTTCCTAACCTACAGGTAGGGCTCTGACTCTTCCCACACCTACAGGTAGGGCTCTGCCTCTTCCCCAACCTACAGGTAGGGCCCTAACTCTTCCCCAACCTACAGGTAGGGGGTCTGGCTCTTCCCCAACCTACAGGTAGGGGGTCTGGCTCTGAGTAAACACTCAGGCTGGACAGGGATGAGCATTTCCAGTAGCAGTTAGGGAACCCATTTTAAAGGGACACGGTAGAATACACCTAAAATGTTAATCTAGGTGTGAGACCTTGCCCCTTGATTTCAGCTTTCTGAAACGTATCTGGAACTGATGTTACAACTTCTCTCTACTCGCTCCACTTGGTCTCTTTGTTCTTGGTcttacactcttcctctctgttcttgGTCTTacactcttcctctgtgttcttGGTCTTACACTCTTCCTCCTTGTTCTTGGTCTTACACTCTTCctccttgttcttgttcttacactcttcctcttcctccttgttCTTGGTCTTACACTCTTCCTCCTTGTTCTTGGTCTTACACTCTTCATCTGTGTTCTTGGTcttacactcttcctctctgttcttgGTCTTacactcttcctctgtgttcttGGTcttacactcttcctctctgttcttgGTCTTacactcttcctcctttcctctgctctcttgtCTTTCAttacttctcctcttctccgcttaccatctccttattccGCTGCCTTCCTCCCAACTGCTCTCCCCCAACTTCTCTgaatccatccctctctcttttggctatttttcttcctctctgcccccactaactctctctctctcccccccccctctctctctctgtctctctctctctctctctctctctgtgtctctctctctctctctctctctctctctctctccctctctctctctctctccctcaggatGAGCAGCACCAGAGGGAGCTGTCAGTGCTGCGCAGGCGTCTAGAGGAGCTGGAGtgcagtcagcagcagcagctggaggagctgggtCCCCCtctggacagagacagagacagggagcgAGAGCGGGACTACAGCCTcagggacggggacggggacgggggcATCAGCCCACGGGACTACCGGGGCATCGCCCTGCACAGCAGCCTCAGCTCACGCGATGCCCTGcttgacctgtgacctctggtTGACCCCTGTGACTTTGACCCTGGACCTTAAGACATGGAGTAATTACtcatggactttttttttttttttattgtatgtatatgtgccaAAGGCTGAAGACTTTAAAAGATCTCGCCACTTGAGTGTTTGCTAATGGGTTTTCCCCACTGGTTTTAAAATCAAATCAGTGTTTCATGTGGTTGCACTATTTAAGTCCTTCTTTTAAGGCAAATGTTTTACGGCTAAAAAAAGCCTCCCAGTTTGCATTCAGGGATTTTAAACAAGTCTCAGCTTTTGGCTTGTTCTTCCATAATTTCGTCCTCAACAGACTTCAGCTTGTTTGCTAGCTCGAGTCTGATGTAAATATGTGGCGCTGTAAATATGGTGTTGTTTTTGACTCTGAGTAAAGATGAATACATAATGATGGGCAGTTTGTTTTTACATTGATTAAAAGGTGTTAGTGTTTTCCAGCCAAACATTGAAGCGTGTCAGAAGGAATGTCAAGATGTGCAGGATAGTGTCCTCGCCAATATACAAAAAGACAGTATAATCGTAAATGCACAGATAAAGAAAATCAGAGGGGTTAAGAACTGCTGTGAACACTGTTAAAGCTATGACTAAGCCAGCCATCAATATGGTAATAATGTCCTTATTTAGGACAAACAACTGTCCTGAACAGGCTGCATTGTTTCTAGCCTGTCACAAAGGAGAGATGTCTCAGttgactttcttttcttttttacatatTAGTTAAGCACCCTTGTGCCAGTGAAACTATTACAATATAGACCGTGTTTGAGCCACACCAGAACTAGACCAGCCGCTCAGTTAGTGGTGACTGAATGACAAAATTAATCTAAATTGAAGTTTAGTTGCAGTATAATGTGGTTTAATTGAATTTGAACTGAAACTACAGGTTGCAATCCTACAAAAGACCAAAATATGGAAAACACATTACATGCTGTGTTGCATACAGTGTGTGACTTCAACCGACTTCAATCATGAATAAATCAGAAGTCATTGGTAATC
The sequence above is drawn from the Clupea harengus chromosome 16, Ch_v2.0.2, whole genome shotgun sequence genome and encodes:
- the cep83 gene encoding centrosomal protein of 83 kDa, which gives rise to MNHSSLAQSAPPLVLPTLDMGSIKQPTGLLGGSLGLGSSDMELQKMMIDERMRCEHHKTNYQTLKAEHTRLQDEYTRAQTELKRLLSEKQMSQEKLQLLLTEMRGELLDKTRQMEELRLQIITPQRQELLRAQIQQELEVPMRERFNKLEEEAEKYRSEYNKLRYELTYLKSELHQQREEHTRVLEEKKMRYDAEVSRLEQDREQLAVQLQSGDPARDGRRVEALLREKAQLHQRLKGLEAEVAQLRAERDSSGSQADNVQRIQMRQLAETQASVKSLEAEKQSVRMQLERVENELQLSQEQNSQLTTRLHKAEREVNMLTSQVEGMKHSHKLEVTNVKLECVRGKGELERERDALHSQVDALQSDVEVLRMTVERNKEMLTEKEREMVRRVQAAREEELHKMAAVQEEKIEMDNRLAELEQQKALQEAAASAQRDEWEERIRSSQLGEESMRKEAHSLRGKMQQLSVQLEELERQQSENLELRQRNQELSTQLGTLSQSESELLDTNQRLRDSLERVREELRNTRTQMEKTQQEAERLVEERRVEWLEEKHKLQEQDAELQDKYNQAKERLQRAALAQKKRKTMSEAKEKKLLDKIQLLEAKVEELEIEVSTAKKRSHSDEHAQMQRRLKELQRRHSEFRRLLIGQQFSSTPGPPSVLLPGSEGLFPNLQDEQHQRELSVLRRRLEELECSQQQQLEELGPPLDRDRDRERERDYSLRDGDGDGGISPRDYRGIALHSSLSSRDALLDL